In a single window of the Gemmatimonadota bacterium genome:
- a CDS encoding DinB family protein yields MHQDLAAIEQELHAAQADAHRIADAVDEVTWTTRPATNSWSMSECVAHLTLSTEAFLPTCNADIARDEVRARPAPVHMRRDLMGWVLSRTMEPPVRGKFPTAAGFIPGGSASRSETLAAFDASQVALLDLLRRCDGIDITQVRVTSPFNARVKYSLFSMFRITTAHQRRHLWQAERARDLVVAGR; encoded by the coding sequence GTGCACCAGGATCTGGCGGCGATCGAGCAGGAGTTGCATGCGGCGCAGGCGGACGCTCATCGGATCGCCGACGCGGTCGATGAGGTCACCTGGACCACACGTCCTGCGACGAACTCGTGGTCGATGAGTGAATGTGTGGCGCACCTCACGCTTTCGACGGAAGCGTTCCTGCCGACGTGCAACGCCGACATCGCGCGCGATGAGGTACGAGCACGGCCCGCGCCGGTGCACATGCGACGCGACCTGATGGGGTGGGTGCTTTCGCGCACGATGGAGCCGCCGGTGCGGGGAAAGTTCCCGACGGCGGCGGGTTTCATTCCCGGTGGCAGCGCATCACGCAGCGAAACGCTGGCGGCCTTTGACGCCTCACAGGTTGCCCTGCTCGATCTGTTGCGGCGTTGTGACGGGATCGACATCACCCAGGTGCGGGTGACTTCGCCGTTCAACGCCCGGGTGAAGTATTCGCTCTTCTCGATGTTCCGGATCACCACCGCGCATCAGCGACGGCATCTCTGGCAGGCCGAGCGGGCGCGCGACCTGGTCGTCGCGGGTCGGTAG
- a CDS encoding DUF664 domain-containing protein, which yields MIDAVRRCMFRELDGFAAELDGYPDDAAVWTDLPGFANSTGTLTLHVCGGLRHFIGAGIGGSSYVRDRDLEFSKRGVSRAELHLLLAVTRDEIARAFELFDPAKLSEQFPLEMGGHRIRTDLMLVHLTAHLGYHLGQADGHRRATTGERKSVGAMGATAILETRD from the coding sequence ATGATCGACGCAGTCCGCCGCTGCATGTTCCGCGAACTCGATGGTTTTGCGGCCGAACTCGATGGCTATCCCGACGATGCCGCGGTGTGGACCGACCTTCCCGGCTTCGCGAATTCCACCGGCACGCTCACGCTGCACGTCTGCGGCGGACTGCGCCATTTCATCGGCGCCGGTATAGGTGGCAGCAGTTATGTGCGTGATCGCGATCTCGAATTCTCGAAGCGCGGAGTGTCACGAGCCGAACTGCACTTGCTGCTGGCGGTCACGCGCGACGAAATCGCGCGGGCGTTCGAACTGTTCGACCCAGCAAAGCTGTCCGAACAGTTCCCGCTCGAGATGGGCGGCCATCGAATCCGCACCGACCTGATGCTAGTGCATCTCACCGCGCATCTTGGCTACCATCTCGGGCAGGCCGATGGACATCGGCGGGCGACGACGGGAGAGCGGAAGAGCGTGGGGGCGATGGGCGCGACGGCGATACTAGAGACTAGAGACTAG
- a CDS encoding Lrp/AsnC ligand binding domain-containing protein → MVTAVILLTVQRQHIKSVGERLAEMPEVSDVFSVAGKFDLVAIVRVKANEDLADLVTERMVRLEGITGTETLIAFRAYSRKDIEAGFSLGAEG, encoded by the coding sequence ATGGTCACCGCCGTCATCCTGCTCACGGTTCAGCGCCAGCATATCAAGAGTGTCGGCGAGCGTCTCGCGGAGATGCCCGAGGTGAGCGACGTCTTTTCGGTCGCGGGGAAGTTCGATCTCGTCGCGATCGTGCGGGTGAAGGCCAACGAGGATCTCGCCGACCTCGTGACCGAACGGATGGTGCGGCTCGAGGGGATTACCGGGACCGAGACGCTGATCGCGTTCCGGGCCTACTCGCGCAAGGATATCGAAGCGGGGTTCTCGCTCGGCGCGGAGGGGTAG